A genomic segment from Patescibacteria group bacterium encodes:
- the tilS gene encoding tRNA lysidine(34) synthetase TilS has translation MSLTEKIIWPEPGHYLVAVSGGVDSISLLYALAKKGDYKLDVAFIDHGWREVEGERELVHELAGALGVEVHERSLDLKGDGEEEARVARYGALKEIRTQVGARASVTAHHLDDRIETVLMQVMRGSGRQGLSVLRSTDEIIRPLLGVKKPEIVEYAQKHDLKWVEDPTNKDLKYRRNYVRHELIPQLQQEDPDFEDWIMSLIQEAEGLNHEVDLGLAKLIHELTLSSGDGAHELSREALRRLPVEVLQEVLVSVLRKLDPLVQLDRRTVESLTIDIKTGHIYRPRQLTKQLFVDAQRDKVTVAFKAH, from the coding sequence ATGAGTTTAACCGAGAAAATTATCTGGCCAGAGCCGGGGCATTACCTTGTGGCGGTGTCCGGAGGCGTTGATTCAATCAGTCTTTTGTATGCTCTAGCAAAGAAAGGCGACTATAAACTCGATGTGGCATTTATTGATCACGGTTGGCGCGAGGTTGAGGGGGAACGCGAGCTGGTTCATGAACTGGCGGGTGCGCTCGGAGTGGAGGTTCATGAGCGGAGCTTAGACCTCAAAGGCGATGGAGAAGAGGAGGCCAGAGTAGCTCGCTATGGTGCGCTCAAGGAGATTCGAACCCAGGTTGGCGCCCGAGCGTCTGTTACGGCGCACCATCTAGACGATCGGATCGAGACGGTGCTAATGCAGGTAATGCGAGGATCTGGTCGGCAGGGGCTTAGCGTACTACGTTCGACCGATGAAATTATCCGCCCGTTATTGGGTGTTAAAAAGCCAGAGATCGTAGAGTATGCTCAGAAACACGATTTAAAGTGGGTTGAGGATCCAACAAATAAAGATCTTAAGTATCGCCGGAACTATGTTCGGCATGAGCTGATTCCGCAGTTGCAGCAGGAGGATCCGGATTTTGAAGATTGGATCATGAGCTTGATCCAGGAGGCGGAAGGCTTGAATCATGAGGTCGATCTTGGTTTGGCCAAGTTGATTCATGAGCTGACGCTGTCTTCTGGTGATGGGGCTCATGAACTCAGCCGTGAAGCCTTGCGCCGTTTGCCGGTCGAGGTGTTGCAGGAAGTTTTGGTTTCGGTGTTACGCAAACTCGATCCTTTGGTGCAGCTTGATCGGCGTACGGTTGAGTCGTTAACGATTGACATCAAAACCGGGCACATTTATCGACCGCGACAGCTGACAAAGCAGTTGTTTGTGGATGCTCAGCGTGATAAAGTAACAGTTGCATTTAAGGCTCACTAA
- a CDS encoding ATP-dependent metallopeptidase FtsH/Yme1/Tma family protein — translation MKPRSRSFIILIAIVTLLSIVAVMSAPQQKAEQVSLSKIIDEAQNGKIDKIVVDGDKLTATVKNDANAPKQVANKESGATLADYGIDYRKVTVETKSDSSTTQYIVAGIFSILPFLLIGAFLFFMMRQAQGSSNQALSFGKSRARLFGGDKKKVLFKDVAGAEEAKQELTEVVEFLKYPTKFEALGAKIPKGVLLFGPPGTGKTLLARAVAGEAGVPFFSISGSDFVEMFVGVGASRVRDLFAKAKKNAPCIIFIDEIDAVGRQRGTGMGGGHDEREQTLNQILVEMDGFEQGANVIVIAATNRPDVLDPALLRPGRFDRRVTLESPDVHNRKAILEVHSGNKPFESKVDLGKIAKKTPGFSGADLANLVNEAAILAARNNRKKISQRDLDISVEKVLLGPERKSHIMNAREKEITAYHEAGHAIVGHYMTHAHPVHKITVVPRGSAGGFTWSLPVEDRHLSSVQDFKDDLAMMLGGRLAEQLVYGEITTGAQNDLQNANNLARRMVMDFGMSDKLPNQVFGSQRDAIFLGRELGEGKNYSNDIAKVIDDEVAVLISEAAQRAEDTIKKYRKQLNAVAEFLVKEETMEEDDFLKVVGGPNKKKKYTTPIDIGGDTGTTPPPAATADSGDTKTPEKAPDTAPAT, via the coding sequence ATGAAACCACGATCACGAAGCTTTATTATACTCATAGCCATTGTTACTCTACTGTCAATCGTGGCGGTAATGTCGGCACCACAGCAAAAGGCTGAACAGGTAAGTCTTTCTAAGATTATTGACGAGGCTCAAAACGGCAAGATCGACAAGATAGTGGTGGACGGCGACAAGCTGACCGCTACCGTTAAAAATGATGCTAACGCGCCTAAGCAGGTGGCCAACAAAGAGTCGGGGGCAACTTTGGCTGATTATGGCATCGATTATCGCAAGGTGACGGTTGAAACCAAGAGCGATAGCAGCACCACGCAGTACATTGTGGCCGGTATTTTTAGCATTTTGCCATTCTTGCTGATTGGAGCATTTTTGTTCTTTATGATGCGTCAGGCACAGGGTTCAAGCAACCAGGCGCTTAGCTTTGGCAAGAGTCGAGCCCGCCTGTTTGGTGGCGATAAAAAGAAGGTGTTATTTAAGGATGTGGCTGGCGCCGAAGAGGCCAAGCAAGAGCTGACCGAGGTGGTAGAGTTCTTAAAGTATCCAACCAAGTTTGAGGCGCTCGGGGCCAAGATTCCAAAGGGCGTACTGTTGTTTGGCCCTCCTGGAACCGGTAAGACCTTGCTGGCTCGAGCGGTAGCCGGAGAGGCTGGCGTACCATTCTTTAGTATTTCGGGTTCGGATTTTGTGGAGATGTTTGTCGGTGTTGGTGCATCGCGAGTGCGCGATCTTTTTGCCAAGGCCAAAAAGAATGCCCCGTGCATCATCTTTATTGATGAGATTGATGCGGTGGGCCGCCAGCGTGGAACCGGTATGGGTGGTGGTCACGACGAGCGCGAGCAGACGCTCAACCAGATTTTGGTAGAGATGGACGGTTTTGAGCAGGGCGCTAACGTAATCGTGATTGCTGCCACCAACCGACCGGATGTACTGGATCCGGCCTTGCTCCGCCCGGGCCGTTTTGATCGCCGTGTAACCCTGGAATCGCCAGATGTTCATAACCGCAAGGCAATCCTTGAGGTGCATTCTGGCAACAAGCCGTTTGAGAGCAAGGTTGATTTGGGTAAGATCGCTAAAAAGACCCCCGGGTTTAGCGGTGCCGACCTGGCTAACTTGGTGAACGAGGCGGCAATTCTAGCGGCTCGCAACAATCGCAAAAAGATTTCGCAGCGCGATTTGGATATTTCGGTCGAAAAGGTGCTACTTGGGCCTGAGCGCAAGAGCCACATCATGAACGCTCGCGAAAAAGAGATTACCGCTTATCATGAGGCCGGTCACGCCATCGTTGGTCACTACATGACTCACGCTCACCCGGTTCATAAAATCACGGTGGTACCGCGCGGTTCGGCTGGAGGATTTACTTGGAGCTTGCCGGTAGAGGATCGCCATCTTTCGAGCGTGCAGGACTTTAAGGACGACTTAGCCATGATGCTGGGTGGTCGCTTAGCTGAGCAGCTGGTGTACGGCGAGATCACCACTGGTGCTCAAAATGACCTACAGAACGCTAACAATCTGGCTCGCCGGATGGTGATGGACTTTGGTATGAGCGATAAGCTGCCTAACCAGGTGTTTGGCAGCCAGCGCGACGCCATCTTTTTGGGCCGTGAGCTAGGCGAGGGCAAGAACTACTCTAACGATATTGCCAAGGTGATTGATGATGAGGTGGCGGTACTGATTAGCGAGGCGGCTCAGCGGGCCGAGGATACAATCAAGAAATACCGCAAACAGTTAAACGCGGTGGCTGAGTTCTTGGTTAAAGAAGAGACCATGGAGGAGGACGACTTCTTGAAGGTTGTTGGCGGTCCCAACAAAAAGAAGAAGTATACCACCCCAATTGATATTGGTGGCGACACCGGCACCACCCCTCCACCGGCCGCAACTGCCGATAGTGGTGACACCAAAACACCAGAAAAGGCTCCCGACACCGCACCAGCCACCTAG
- the murJ gene encoding murein biosynthesis integral membrane protein MurJ, with the protein MRRFLSFLNRGSSVSGAAVIISGSYLLSRLLGLLRDRLLVSHFGIGPETDAYTAAFRLPELLFTLLVSGAFAVAFIPVFTEFYQNNKAKAWELASTLLNLLTAVTLVVAVITFVFADPITSLIAPGFDPARHALTVDLTRIMLITPFLFAISSLWGSIAQSFHRFTIFALASVFYNLGIIFGIVFLSPENSIYGVAYGVVIGAALQAALQVLGLWGLGYRHKLSFKFWSRDVRKVVVLMIPRSIDQGIDQLSYMIETIIGSRLATGSLTSLYYANNLKNVPLVLIGNSIATAAFPTMAARAAKGAIQRLIREFALYTRLILFLVIPAAIITVLMRGYIVRLLYGFGDVVTANTLGWFAGVIVFQALFFLVVRMFYAMQDTKTPLYASLVALNFTVLLSFLLSEMYGVVGLAMAQSIVAAGETLVLIYLLRRRLGHLGLSTIWSGLSRMLIAGAIMSGVVYIMVARVFPLYKADVGFAVVGPKFLIILAVGSLAYLIPCYLLDLNEAHKFASKLKEQLLRPLNLT; encoded by the coding sequence GTGAGACGTTTCCTGTCATTTCTTAATCGCGGCTCATCGGTGTCGGGCGCGGCCGTAATCATATCTGGCTCCTACCTTTTGAGCCGGCTACTAGGTTTATTGCGCGATCGCTTACTGGTCTCGCATTTTGGTATTGGGCCAGAAACCGATGCCTACACCGCGGCCTTTCGCCTGCCTGAACTGCTGTTCACTCTGTTGGTTTCCGGGGCGTTTGCGGTAGCCTTTATCCCGGTATTTACCGAGTTCTATCAAAACAACAAAGCCAAAGCCTGGGAGCTAGCTTCGACCCTGCTCAACCTGCTAACGGCGGTGACTTTGGTGGTGGCGGTAATCACCTTTGTTTTTGCCGACCCGATTACCAGCCTGATTGCGCCGGGGTTTGATCCGGCTCGCCATGCGCTAACGGTTGATCTGACGCGCATCATGTTGATCACACCGTTCTTGTTTGCGATCTCAAGTTTATGGGGCAGCATTGCTCAGTCGTTCCATCGCTTTACCATTTTTGCGCTAGCCAGCGTGTTTTATAACCTGGGTATTATTTTTGGTATTGTCTTTTTGTCGCCGGAAAACTCAATCTACGGAGTGGCCTACGGCGTGGTTATTGGTGCGGCTCTACAAGCCGCTTTACAGGTACTGGGGCTATGGGGCTTGGGCTATCGTCACAAGCTGTCGTTTAAGTTTTGGAGCCGCGACGTACGTAAGGTGGTTGTATTGATGATACCGCGATCAATCGACCAGGGCATTGATCAGCTCAGCTACATGATTGAAACAATTATTGGTTCACGTCTGGCTACCGGTAGTCTGACCTCGCTGTATTATGCCAACAACCTTAAAAACGTCCCGTTAGTGCTGATTGGTAATTCAATTGCGACGGCGGCATTCCCAACGATGGCGGCGCGGGCGGCTAAGGGGGCGATTCAGCGATTGATCCGTGAGTTCGCGCTATACACGAGGTTAATCTTATTTTTGGTGATTCCGGCCGCCATCATCACCGTACTAATGCGCGGCTACATTGTGCGCTTGCTGTACGGTTTTGGCGACGTGGTAACCGCCAACACCCTGGGCTGGTTTGCCGGTGTGATTGTGTTTCAGGCCCTGTTCTTCTTGGTGGTACGAATGTTTTATGCCATGCAAGACACCAAAACGCCGCTGTATGCTAGTCTGGTGGCCCTCAACTTTACAGTGTTATTAAGCTTTTTGCTATCCGAAATGTACGGAGTGGTTGGTCTGGCTATGGCGCAGTCAATCGTGGCCGCTGGTGAGACGCTGGTGTTAATTTACTTGCTCCGGCGTCGTTTAGGTCATCTCGGCCTTAGTACTATTTGGTCGGGGCTGTCGCGGATGCTGATTGCCGGGGCGATCATGTCGGGGGTGGTTTACATTATGGTGGCTCGAGTGTTCCCGCTGTACAAAGCCGATGTTGGCTTTGCGGTGGTTGGGCCTAAGTTTTTGATTATTTTAGCGGTTGGTAGCCTGGCCTACCTCATCCCTTGCTATTTACTTGATTTGAATGAAGCACACAAGTTTGCCTCCAAGCTCAAAGAGCAGTTGTTGCGCCCGCTGAACTTGACCTAA
- a CDS encoding elongation factor 4, which yields MNQSTIRNFCIIAHIDHGKSTLADRMLELTGTVTKRDMQAQLLDTMELEREKGITIKLQPVQMSWKEHQLNLIDTPGHVDFSYEVSRSLAACEGAILVVDASQGIQAQTLANVYLAIEAGLEIIPVLNKIDLPAADPERVSGEVAKLLGCKPEDVLRVSAKEGHGVPELLDEVVAKVPAPKGDPDAPLRGLVFDSIYDEYRGVLLYLRIVDGKLGKGDVVQLMASKQTGNIIESGVFKPKQVAAPHLATGQIGYVVTNLKSIEEARVGDTVTLAKESASEPLPGYRAVQPFVFAGFFTSSAEQYPDLKDALDKLKMNDAALVFEPESSQVLGFGYRVGFLGLLHMEIIKERLEREYGLDMVVTSPSTDYVVRTTDGQKFSVRSASELPETSRIESISEPWIKGEVVVPGDYVGAVIQLINKIRGLQNNMSYLDDSLALITFEAPLANVLTNFYDSLKSITSGYGSFNYELGDYKEEKLVRLDILVGGEVVDSLSSIVHQDEAYARGKSVVEKLKDVIPRQLFEVSLQAAIGGKIIARENVRSMGKNVTAKLYGGDVTRKRKLIEKQKAGKKRMKKIGKVDIPPEAFMVLVKQDS from the coding sequence ATGAACCAGTCCACCATTCGAAATTTTTGTATTATTGCGCATATTGATCACGGCAAGTCGACGCTGGCTGACCGCATGCTCGAGCTCACCGGTACCGTAACCAAGCGTGACATGCAGGCGCAGCTGCTCGACACTATGGAGTTGGAGCGGGAGAAGGGTATTACGATTAAGCTGCAGCCGGTACAGATGAGCTGGAAGGAGCATCAGCTCAACCTGATCGATACGCCAGGGCACGTTGACTTTAGTTATGAGGTATCACGGAGTTTGGCGGCCTGCGAGGGTGCGATTTTAGTGGTGGATGCTTCGCAGGGAATCCAGGCGCAAACGCTTGCTAATGTGTACTTAGCGATTGAGGCTGGGCTAGAGATTATACCAGTATTAAATAAGATTGATCTGCCGGCGGCCGACCCGGAGCGGGTATCGGGCGAGGTGGCCAAACTGCTGGGTTGCAAGCCGGAGGACGTTTTGCGGGTGTCGGCCAAAGAGGGTCACGGTGTACCCGAGCTGCTGGACGAGGTGGTAGCCAAGGTCCCCGCGCCTAAAGGCGACCCAGACGCGCCATTGCGCGGTTTGGTGTTTGATTCGATCTACGACGAGTATCGTGGAGTGTTGCTGTATTTGCGCATCGTTGATGGCAAACTGGGCAAGGGTGATGTGGTTCAGCTAATGGCGAGCAAGCAAACCGGTAACATTATTGAAAGCGGGGTGTTTAAGCCCAAGCAGGTAGCCGCCCCGCACTTAGCTACCGGTCAAATTGGTTACGTGGTGACCAACCTCAAGTCGATTGAGGAGGCGCGGGTGGGTGACACTGTAACGCTCGCCAAGGAGTCCGCCAGCGAACCATTGCCAGGCTACCGGGCGGTGCAGCCGTTTGTGTTCGCCGGCTTCTTTACTAGCAGTGCCGAGCAGTATCCCGACCTCAAAGACGCCCTCGATAAGCTCAAGATGAATGATGCGGCGTTGGTGTTTGAGCCCGAAAGTTCTCAGGTTCTAGGCTTTGGCTATCGCGTTGGATTCCTGGGATTGCTCCATATGGAAATCATTAAAGAGCGCCTTGAGCGTGAGTATGGCCTGGACATGGTTGTTACCAGTCCTTCAACCGACTACGTCGTGAGGACCACCGATGGCCAGAAGTTCAGCGTGCGTTCGGCCAGTGAACTACCCGAAACCAGCCGGATCGAAAGCATCAGCGAGCCCTGGATTAAGGGCGAGGTGGTGGTGCCAGGCGATTACGTTGGCGCGGTGATCCAGCTCATCAACAAGATCCGCGGTCTGCAGAATAATATGAGCTATCTGGACGACTCGTTGGCGCTCATTACCTTTGAGGCGCCGCTGGCCAACGTTCTAACCAATTTTTACGATTCGCTTAAGTCGATCACCAGTGGCTACGGTTCCTTTAACTATGAGCTGGGTGACTATAAGGAAGAAAAGCTGGTTCGCCTTGATATTCTGGTCGGTGGCGAGGTGGTTGATAGCCTCAGCTCAATTGTCCACCAGGATGAGGCCTACGCTCGTGGTAAGTCGGTGGTCGAAAAGCTTAAAGATGTTATTCCGCGCCAGCTGTTTGAGGTGAGTTTGCAGGCGGCCATTGGCGGCAAGATCATTGCTCGCGAAAATGTTCGTTCAATGGGCAAGAATGTGACGGCTAAGCTGTACGGCGGCGACGTTACCCGTAAGCGCAAACTGATTGAAAAGCAAAAAGCTGGCAAAAAACGGATGAAGAAGATCGGTAAAGTCGATATTCCACCCGAAGCCTTTATGGTATTGGTTAAGCAGGATAGCTAG
- a CDS encoding thioredoxin-dependent thiol peroxidase, whose translation MRPAPDFTLPDQNGADHSLHDYRGKWVVVYFYPKDDTPGCTKQACSFRDGREELERHNVTVLGISADTVAKHKKFAENHNLKFTLLSDPDKKVIQAFGAWGPKKFMGREFLGIHRNTYIVDPEGIIVKEYHDVKPQDQAIKILKDIQEIQHV comes from the coding sequence ATGAGACCGGCTCCCGACTTTACCCTTCCAGACCAAAACGGTGCAGATCATAGTCTTCACGACTACCGCGGCAAATGGGTGGTTGTTTATTTTTACCCCAAGGACGACACCCCTGGATGCACAAAGCAAGCGTGTAGTTTTCGTGATGGGCGAGAAGAGCTTGAACGCCACAATGTCACTGTTCTGGGCATTTCGGCGGATACGGTTGCCAAGCACAAAAAATTTGCCGAAAACCACAACCTAAAATTTACTCTTCTGAGTGATCCGGACAAAAAGGTGATTCAAGCTTTTGGAGCTTGGGGCCCAAAAAAATTTATGGGGCGGGAATTCTTAGGTATTCACCGAAATACTTACATAGTTGACCCAGAGGGTATTATCGTAAAAGAATACCATGACGTAAAACCCCAAGACCAAGCCATAAAAATATTGAAAGACATACAGGAGATACAACATGTTTAA
- a CDS encoding HTH domain-containing protein codes for MTPRQQYVLSAIIEAYAKTAEPISSMQLTDTIEVSSATIRAEMAELERLGYIHQPHTSAGRVPTDKGYRLYVNNIEQLQADSRTSQAIAKRVASAGEAERAVKTAVNSLVELTHNMGWAKLSDGLYLRGMASLFAQPELAQSGQAFEVARLVDSLDEWMSEVRHDDNRVTVFIGHENPIGKNSGCSLIIARFASPYSDESYLGMIGPTRQNYPRVIGLMDYTSRMLEEVLA; via the coding sequence ATGACTCCACGACAACAGTATGTGCTCAGCGCCATTATTGAGGCCTACGCTAAAACGGCCGAACCGATCAGTTCGATGCAGCTGACCGATACCATTGAGGTGTCGTCGGCTACCATTCGCGCCGAGATGGCTGAGCTGGAGCGTCTGGGTTATATTCACCAGCCACACACCTCGGCTGGGCGCGTGCCAACCGACAAGGGCTACCGTTTGTACGTCAACAATATTGAGCAGCTGCAGGCCGATAGTCGAACCAGCCAGGCCATTGCTAAACGGGTGGCTAGCGCCGGTGAGGCCGAGCGAGCGGTCAAGACAGCGGTCAACTCTCTGGTTGAGCTGACGCACAACATGGGCTGGGCCAAGTTGAGTGACGGACTTTACTTGCGGGGCATGGCCAGCTTGTTTGCTCAACCCGAGTTAGCCCAGAGCGGTCAGGCCTTTGAGGTTGCCCGATTAGTGGACAGCTTGGATGAGTGGATGAGCGAGGTGCGACATGATGACAATCGCGTAACCGTGTTTATTGGCCACGAAAACCCAATTGGCAAGAACAGCGGTTGTAGTTTGATCATCGCTCGCTTTGCTTCGCCCTACAGCGATGAAAGTTACTTGGGGATGATTGGTCCGACTCGACAAAATTATCCTCGCGTAATTGGCTTGATGGATTACACCAGTAGAATGCTCGAGGAGGTGCTAGCATGA
- the grpE gene encoding nucleotide exchange factor GrpE, which yields MSKKETAKKPTKQDARIAELEAQIAELTSDAQRVQAEFLNYKRRETEAKAELTDMVKQSVIIELLPLLDNIDRALAHQPEDLKDHPWANGVVAVGKQVQDSLKSLGVERIESVGQPFDHNLHEAISMDDGDGDEEVVTEELQPGYKIGDRVIRHAMVKVGRK from the coding sequence ATGAGCAAGAAAGAAACCGCTAAAAAGCCGACCAAGCAGGATGCTCGAATTGCTGAGCTCGAGGCGCAAATCGCCGAGCTAACCAGCGATGCGCAGCGAGTGCAGGCTGAGTTTCTCAACTATAAGCGGCGAGAGACGGAGGCCAAGGCTGAACTAACCGATATGGTTAAACAAAGCGTCATCATCGAGTTGCTGCCTTTGCTCGACAACATCGATCGAGCACTCGCTCATCAGCCGGAAGATCTCAAGGATCACCCCTGGGCCAATGGCGTGGTGGCGGTTGGTAAGCAGGTTCAGGATTCGCTCAAGTCGCTGGGCGTGGAGCGGATTGAGTCGGTTGGGCAGCCTTTTGATCACAATCTGCACGAGGCCATCAGTATGGACGATGGCGACGGTGATGAAGAGGTGGTGACTGAGGAATTGCAGCCAGGTTATAAAATCGGCGATCGGGTAATCCGACACGCCATGGTTAAGGTGGGGAGAAAGTAA
- the dnaK gene encoding molecular chaperone DnaK, with the protein MGKIIGIDLGTTNSAMAVMEGGQATIIANAEGGRTTPSIVAVNKNGERLVGQTAKRQAVINSENTVFEVKRLIGRKFEDEEVQRDIKLVPYKIEKAGTAVKVKMGDKSHTPEEVSAMILAKLKADAEAYVGGPVTEAVITVPAYFNDAQRQATKDAGKIAGLEVKRIINEPTAAALAYGLDKKKEEKIVVYDLGGGTFDVSVLELGDGVFEVKSTNGDTHLGGADFDNVIMHHLIDQFQSQEGIDLKDDKAAVQRLKEAAEKAKIELSSAQETEINLPFITADANGPKHFVYNLTRSKLEQLVKELVDKTAIPCEAALKDAGLKASDIDEIILVGGMTRMPAVAAKVQEIFGKEPLKGVNPDEVVAIGAAVQGGVLAGDVKDVLLLDVTPLSLGIETMGGVSTKLIERNTTIPTSKSQVFSTAEDNQPQVEINVLQGEREMAADNKSLGRFQLTDIPAAPRGVPQIEVTFNIDANGIVHVSAKDKGTGKENSIQITGSGNMSDEDIKKAQAEAEAHADEDKKKKELVEARNTLDNMIYQGEKTLKDAGDKAKPEDKTALEEALKEAKSKVESDTKDELEAAGKALSEKMQTVGAAAYEAASDEAKKDEGAAGSTDEAKKDDEPVEGEVVDKKDDK; encoded by the coding sequence ATGGGTAAAATTATTGGAATCGATTTAGGAACTACCAACTCCGCGATGGCGGTTATGGAGGGTGGTCAGGCAACGATTATTGCCAACGCTGAGGGCGGACGCACCACTCCGTCAATTGTGGCGGTTAACAAGAATGGTGAGCGTTTGGTTGGCCAGACCGCTAAGCGCCAGGCGGTTATTAACTCCGAAAACACAGTGTTTGAGGTTAAGCGTCTGATTGGCCGCAAGTTTGAGGACGAAGAGGTCCAGCGCGACATTAAGCTAGTGCCGTACAAGATTGAAAAGGCCGGTACCGCGGTTAAGGTGAAGATGGGTGACAAGTCGCACACTCCCGAAGAGGTTTCGGCGATGATTCTAGCCAAGCTGAAGGCCGACGCCGAGGCTTACGTGGGCGGCCCGGTGACCGAGGCAGTGATTACCGTACCGGCTTACTTTAACGACGCGCAGCGCCAGGCGACCAAGGACGCCGGTAAGATTGCCGGCCTAGAGGTAAAGCGCATCATCAACGAGCCTACCGCGGCGGCGTTGGCCTACGGTCTCGACAAGAAGAAAGAAGAGAAGATCGTGGTCTATGACCTCGGTGGTGGTACCTTTGACGTTTCCGTACTCGAGCTTGGCGACGGCGTGTTCGAGGTAAAAAGCACCAACGGTGACACCCACCTGGGTGGTGCCGACTTTGATAACGTGATTATGCATCACTTAATTGACCAGTTCCAAAGCCAAGAGGGAATTGATCTAAAGGACGACAAGGCGGCGGTACAGCGTTTGAAGGAAGCTGCAGAGAAGGCCAAGATTGAGTTGTCGAGCGCCCAGGAAACCGAGATTAACCTGCCGTTTATTACCGCCGATGCTAATGGTCCAAAGCACTTTGTGTACAACTTAACGCGCAGCAAGCTCGAGCAGCTGGTAAAGGAACTGGTCGACAAGACCGCGATTCCGTGTGAAGCGGCACTTAAGGACGCCGGCTTGAAGGCCAGCGATATCGACGAGATCATCCTGGTTGGCGGTATGACTCGTATGCCAGCGGTGGCTGCCAAGGTCCAAGAAATCTTTGGCAAGGAGCCGCTCAAGGGTGTGAATCCCGATGAGGTGGTGGCGATTGGTGCCGCGGTTCAGGGCGGTGTGTTGGCCGGTGACGTTAAGGATGTTCTTTTGCTCGACGTTACTCCCCTGTCGCTGGGTATCGAGACCATGGGTGGTGTTTCGACAAAGCTAATTGAGCGCAACACGACCATCCCAACCAGCAAGAGCCAGGTGTTTAGTACGGCCGAGGACAATCAGCCCCAGGTTGAGATTAACGTGCTCCAAGGCGAACGCGAGATGGCGGCCGATAACAAGAGCCTGGGCCGATTCCAGCTGACCGATATCCCGGCCGCTCCGCGTGGTGTGCCTCAGATTGAGGTAACCTTTAACATTGACGCCAACGGCATTGTGCATGTTAGCGCTAAGGATAAGGGCACCGGTAAGGAAAACAGTATTCAGATTACCGGCAGCGGCAACATGAGTGATGAGGACATCAAGAAGGCTCAGGCCGAAGCTGAAGCTCACGCCGATGAGGACAAGAAGAAGAAAGAGCTGGTTGAGGCCCGCAACACCTTGGATAACATGATCTACCAGGGCGAAAAGACGCTCAAGGATGCTGGCGATAAGGCCAAGCCAGAGGACAAGACCGCGCTCGAGGAAGCTCTCAAGGAGGCCAAGAGCAAGGTGGAGTCTGATACTAAGGATGAACTCGAAGCGGCCGGTAAGGCACTGAGCGAAAAGATGCAGACCGTTGGTGCTGCTGCCTACGAGGCTGCCAGCGATGAAGCCAAGAAGGACGAGGGCGCCGCAGGCTCAACCGATGAAGCTAAAAAGGATGACGAGCCAGTAGAGGGCGAAGTTGTCGACAAGAAAGACGACAAGTAA